In Nicotiana tabacum cultivar K326 chromosome 19, ASM71507v2, whole genome shotgun sequence, one DNA window encodes the following:
- the LOC107806868 gene encoding early nodulin-like protein 18 gives MAMAVDSMVLFVAVALLFNLAASQSTAKYTNHTVGGPAGWFYNINTKKTSADYSAWAAKQTFNLGDYLIFSTNTNQTVIQTYNETTYRNCSMDDASDDDTFQYQGGSNEFGEAMTVAVPLTIEGPQYYFSDADDGVQCLNGMAFEIKVGHGMGLPPSLNQPPPPPYVEPPSTIEAESPPITVVTSHPNGGGVRSSTGLFLVVSALVILVLHLV, from the exons ATGGCCATGGCGGTGGATTCCATGGTATTATTTGTAGCCGTAGCTCTGCTCTTCAATTTGGCTGCTTCACAGTCAACTGCAAAGTACACAAACCACACAGTTGGTGGTCCAGCTGGTTGGTTCTACAACATCAACACTAAGAAGACTTCCGCTGATTACTCTGCTTGGGCTGCTAAACAGACTTTTAATCTTGGTGATTATTTGA TATTTAGTACAAACACCAACCAAACAGTTATTCAAACATACAATGAGACTACATATAGGAATTGCAGCATGGATGATGCTTCAGATGATGACACATTTCAGTATCAAGGAGGCAGCAATGAGTTTGGGGAAGCGATGACAGTCGCTGTTCCGTTGACTATCGAGGGGCCACAATACTATTTCTCCGACGCGGATGATGGAGTCCAGTGCCTGAATGGCATGGCGTTTGAGATCAAAGTGGGACATGGTATGGGACTTCCTCCGAGCCTCAACCAACCACCTCCTCCACCCTATGTGGAACCGCCATCAACGATCGAGGCGGAGTCACCGCCTATTACCGTGGTAACCAGCCACCCTAACGGTGGTGGTGTGAGGAGCAGTACTGGACTCTTCTTGGTGGTTTCTGCACTTGTAATACTGGTTTTGCATTTGGTATGA